TTTGTTGTGCGACATGGTGTTTCTAAAGCCCCTATTGAAATTGCAAACCACGTACCAGCGCATGTACACGTTGTGAATGCTGGCGATGGAAGTCATCAGCACCCAACTCAAGGTTTGCTGGATATGTATACGATGCGTCACTTCAAACAACACTTTAAGGGTTTGAAAGTGGCGATTGTGGGTGACATCGTTCACAGCCGTGTAGCCAAATCTAATATTCATGCGTTGACCACATTAGGTTGCGAAGACATTCGCGCCATTGGCCCAGAAAGTTTGCTTCCAAGTAATTTAGATATGCTCGGCGTTAAAGTTTTCCACAACATGGAAGAAGGCTTAAAAGATGTTGATGTAGTGATGACATTGCGCATTCAAAAGGAGCGCATGGAAGCCGGGCAAGTGCCTGAAGGTGACGCATTCTTTAAGCAATACGGTTTAACGCCTACACGTTTAGCCTTGGCGAAGTCAGATGCTATCGTCATGCACCCTGGTCCCATGAATCGCGGTGTCGAAATTGATTCGATTGTTGCTGATGGTCCTCAGTCAGTCATTCTGAATCAAGTCACCTTTGGTATTGCTGTGCGCATGGCTGTGATGTCTATAGTTGCTGGTAACTAAGATCACAAGCATGCAGTCCAAAAAACGTTGGTTGATTCTGTCGCATGGCTTCAATATGGATGGCCGCGCCTCAAGCCAAACAATTACCGATAAGATTCCTTATTTTCTAGAAGCGGGTATTGAGCCTATTGTCTTTAGTGCCATCACCGGTATTAAAGATCAACGCTTTCCCCATCGCCAATTTCTAGCTTGGGGCCCAGCAGCGTTTCGATTTGATTTTCGTCACTGGATTGCAAACCAATACGGCAGGGGATTTTTCTATAAGGTTTCAACCGGCATTGTTTCTTTACTGCTTACTCCCTTTATTGCCTTAGAAAAGTTTGTTCTTGGCTATTCCAGCCAATGGTCTTGGTCGATTCCTGCCTATCTTCATGGTCTACATTTAATTCGGTCTGGCAAAGTTGATCTGATTTATTCAACGGGTGGAGCATGGTCTGCTCATTTAGCGGGTTTATGGCTCAAGAAAAAAACAGGCGCGCCATGGATAGTAGAGATTCATGATCCATTGGTCATTCGTCAGAGTCCAGATGATCCCGGCTTTGAAAAGCCTAGTAACCGCGATGCTCGCTTTAGACAGTATTTAGAAAGGCAAATTTGCAAATATGCCGATTTAGCTTGGTGGTTTACCGATGGCGCCGTACATTATGCAAAGGTACGCAACCCTAATTTAAATACTTTAAATAATGCTCATGGTTTTATGGTTCTTCCAGGGGCTGAACCGCCTGGTGGGTCAACTAGCGAGAAAACACATCAGTATTCTGAGTATTTGAATCTGTGTCACTTTGGCTCCTTAGCAAAGGATCGTTCTCTCTCCACCATTCTGAATGCCTTAGTCCCGCTTTTTAAGAAATATCCTCAAGCAAGAAAGCATATTCGGGTGCACGCCTATGGAGCGCCTCTAGATTCATTAACCGTGGATGCTCTCAAACATTTAGCGTTTGACGATGTTTTACTTGCCCATGGACGTTTAGAAAAAGATCCCGCTACTGGTAAGTCAGGACGTGAGCGTGTAGTTGAGAAAATGCAATCTGCGGATGTTTTAATTCTTTTGCATGGCAATGATGAGTGGTGCGCAGAATACATCCCCTCTAAGTTCTATGAGTATCTTTGGACGGGCAGGCCCATTTGGGGTATTACCCATCGCAACCCTCAATTGGATCAAATGTTATTGGAGCGCTCGGCTTACTTGAGTCCTCAAAATGATTCTGAGGCCGTTGAGTTGGCTTTAGAGAGAATATGGTTGGACTGGGAAAGTAAACAGTTGGTAGCGCCCAAAGGCGCTCCGATTGGTGTAAATCAAGCTGCATATAGAATACTTTCTGAAGTGCAGGCTAAAACTGAAAGAAGCGCTTGAAAGATATCGTCCTCTATTGCAAATCTTACCGCAGAGACTTTTTGCGTCTTAAGCGCTTGCTAGATTCAATAAATCGATACAACGTCGACCAAATCCCCTTTTATATTTCTACTCCCGCAGATCAATATCGGGAGTTGCAATCGGTTTTGGGAGAAGGCGCTGGGTACCAGTGGGTTTCTGATGAGTCGATTATTGCTTCCAATCCTCGAGTTCCCGCTGGCATCGAAAAAACGAGATCTGGTGGCCTAAGTCAGCAAGCCATCAAATCGGAGTTTTGGCGTCTTGGTTTAGCTGAGAATTATGTTTGTCTCGATTCAGATTGTGTCTTTATTAAAGATTTCCATCGGTCTGACTTTTTAAGTGCTGATGGCACTCCATACACAGTCATCTATCAAAATAAAGAATTTTTCCAGCTGGCAATTAACCGAGGACATGAAAAGGTTGAGGCCAATCTTCGTAAAGAGGGTGATTGCGTAAAGGCCTTATTTTCTAGGGTAGGTCCTAACTACTATTGCCCATGCCCACCATTTATTTGGTCGGCCAAGGTTTGGCAGTCTCTCGATAGTCAATATCTTGAACCCAGAGGGTTGCATTTCTGGGATATCACGAATAACGAACATCCAGAGACGCTTTTATATCTCGAGGCTTTATTGAACTATCGTGCGATTCCTTTGTATCCAATCGAGCAATTATTTAGGATTTATTACTATGATTGGCAATACTATCTGCTGCGCAGAACGGGCGAGTCTGAGGGTAAATTAAAAGAAAATTACTTGGGCGTGATCTATCAATCAAATTGGGATTCTGGAATGGACTTTGGTGGGTCTACTAAGTCATTCGCCTCCCTTACCCTTCGCCGCATCAAACGTTTCGGCCGTTATTTACAGAGTTACCTTTAATTCATGTCAGCACCTTTAAATATCAAAATTTTTGTTATTTCATTGCAAAGATCGCTTGATCGCAGGAAGCAGGTCGAGAAAGAGATGCAAAAAATTTCTCTACCTTGGTCTTTTCTGGATGCCATTGATGGCTCTGCTTTGACTTCAGGGCCAATTGAATACAAGCCAGCTAAGGTGAAAAGACTGCAGGGTTATGCATTAACCCCCAATGAGATTGGTTGCTATCTCTCTCATAAAGAGGCATGGAAGCGTTGTGTAAGTGAGAATGCCCCCACTCTAGTTTTAGAAGATGATTTTGTTCTAGCGCCCAATTTTGAGAGTGTGCTCGGCACCATTCTCGAGGCAGATGACTGCTGGGATTTCCTTAGACTCCAGGGTTTGTATGAAGTTCCCTGCAAGATCTTGTTTGAAAAATCAGGCGTAACATTTGTTAGAAATGAAGGCGATGCTGTCGGCGCAACCGCATACCTATTAAAACCAGAGATAGCAAAGCAGTTAATTCAGAATTCTGCAGATATCTATGAGCCAGTAGATCATTTTCTAGAGCATCATCAAAAACATGGCTTGGAGTTTTTAGCAATTCGCCCATATCCAGTGGATATTACGCGTGCTAAATCAACTATTGCTGATCGCTCTGAGCGTTCACCCGTTAAAGGCTTACGCAAGCGATGGAGATCGGTTGCCCGAGCATTTGATAGGGTGCTGAGTAAAGACCCCTGGTTTCCAAAATAAAAAAACAACCGCTATTACATTAACAGCCATCGTCAGATTATTGTTAACTAAGGGCTGTCTGAATAAGGTTCTTTAGGTAGCTTTTTAGGGGATCAAGTGAAGGCTTCTGTAATAGCAAAGGCTGCTCTGCATACTGAGCAAGCTTGCTTTTCGAATGCAGTATCTGGCCTAGTTCAGCGAAGTGATCTGCTGACATTGGCGCTAAATTAATAAATGCTTGCGGATTAAAGTCGACTTTTACATTTTCATCGGCCCAGGTAATAGGCAGACATCCCGCCATAAAGGCTTCTGGAATTTTCTCGGTGTAGTAACCAGGGTGCATGCCATTTTCGGGGCATAAGTTAAAGGCAAACGCCTGGAGCTCGTCAAATTTAATTAAGCCGCTCTCAGAGTGATTTTTGATGAGTGGATTAAATGATTTTCCAAACTCCACCACCTCGATTTGATTCTTAACGGCATTTAATAGGGTGCCCCTAGGCTCTCTGAGGTGTGATGCAAATATCGCCGCCTTTTGCGGGCGCATCAGAAAATCATGACCAAGCGGCTGAAGGAGGCGATTAACATCTAGCAATTTGCCATATCTGGGGTTGGTATTGCCAGTCACCCCTTCTGATGACCAATCAGCTACCTCCATCCAATAAGGCATGCGGAAGTGATGAGAGCTAGAAATCCCCAGATCAAAAGTGAGCGCATAGTCATTGCACACAAAATCATGCCGAAGATTCTCGCCAGTCTGGAAAAGGATTAAAGGTTGCTTATTTGATGCGGGGATAATGGATTGAATCCCATTATTTATGCCGCTAACCAAGGGTCTAAGGGGTTTAGGGCACCATGCTAACTTCTTTTTACCAAAATTATGAAATGATCCAATGATCATCAAATCACATTGTTTGGGCTCAACCCATTCAATTTGATAGCCGAGGTTATGGCATATGGCAGGTACAAGGCTGGTTTTATAGTCGCTGGGCACCCCTACAGCGGATACTCTGATTGCAGTCATAAATACCTTACTTTCTAGATGCCTATATGAAGTATTCAATTGTAATAACTACCTTGATAAACGTCTCGAAAACGCTCAAATCCCAGATTGATGAGTTGGTATCATTGAGGTCAGTTGAGCATTTAAAGGCTCTATAACTTCATTCTGGGTTTTGGGGGTTGCATGATTTTAGTGACGGGTGGCGCGGGATTTATCGGCGGTAACTTTGTTTTGGATTGGCTGGCCGATCCGAAGGCAGAAGGAATTGTTAATTTAGATAAATTAACTTACGCCGGGAACCTGGCAACACTGGATTCTCTTAAGAATGATGCCCGCCATGTAT
This region of Polynucleobacter sp. JS-JIR-II-50 genomic DNA includes:
- a CDS encoding aspartate carbamoyltransferase catalytic subunit; translation: MDQLVNQFNSAGELTHLLTLEGLPKEQILHILDTAQQFVSVTDPAREVKKVPLLRGKSVFNLFFENSTRTRTTFEIAAKRLSADVINLDISTSSTAKGESLLDTIDNLVAMQADIFVVRHGVSKAPIEIANHVPAHVHVVNAGDGSHQHPTQGLLDMYTMRHFKQHFKGLKVAIVGDIVHSRVAKSNIHALTTLGCEDIRAIGPESLLPSNLDMLGVKVFHNMEEGLKDVDVVMTLRIQKERMEAGQVPEGDAFFKQYGLTPTRLALAKSDAIVMHPGPMNRGVEIDSIVADGPQSVILNQVTFGIAVRMAVMSIVAGN
- a CDS encoding glycosyltransferase → MQSKKRWLILSHGFNMDGRASSQTITDKIPYFLEAGIEPIVFSAITGIKDQRFPHRQFLAWGPAAFRFDFRHWIANQYGRGFFYKVSTGIVSLLLTPFIALEKFVLGYSSQWSWSIPAYLHGLHLIRSGKVDLIYSTGGAWSAHLAGLWLKKKTGAPWIVEIHDPLVIRQSPDDPGFEKPSNRDARFRQYLERQICKYADLAWWFTDGAVHYAKVRNPNLNTLNNAHGFMVLPGAEPPGGSTSEKTHQYSEYLNLCHFGSLAKDRSLSTILNALVPLFKKYPQARKHIRVHAYGAPLDSLTVDALKHLAFDDVLLAHGRLEKDPATGKSGRERVVEKMQSADVLILLHGNDEWCAEYIPSKFYEYLWTGRPIWGITHRNPQLDQMLLERSAYLSPQNDSEAVELALERIWLDWESKQLVAPKGAPIGVNQAAYRILSEVQAKTERSA
- a CDS encoding DUF6492 family protein; this translates as MKDIVLYCKSYRRDFLRLKRLLDSINRYNVDQIPFYISTPADQYRELQSVLGEGAGYQWVSDESIIASNPRVPAGIEKTRSGGLSQQAIKSEFWRLGLAENYVCLDSDCVFIKDFHRSDFLSADGTPYTVIYQNKEFFQLAINRGHEKVEANLRKEGDCVKALFSRVGPNYYCPCPPFIWSAKVWQSLDSQYLEPRGLHFWDITNNEHPETLLYLEALLNYRAIPLYPIEQLFRIYYYDWQYYLLRRTGESEGKLKENYLGVIYQSNWDSGMDFGGSTKSFASLTLRRIKRFGRYLQSYL
- a CDS encoding glycosyltransferase family 25 protein; protein product: MSAPLNIKIFVISLQRSLDRRKQVEKEMQKISLPWSFLDAIDGSALTSGPIEYKPAKVKRLQGYALTPNEIGCYLSHKEAWKRCVSENAPTLVLEDDFVLAPNFESVLGTILEADDCWDFLRLQGLYEVPCKILFEKSGVTFVRNEGDAVGATAYLLKPEIAKQLIQNSADIYEPVDHFLEHHQKHGLEFLAIRPYPVDITRAKSTIADRSERSPVKGLRKRWRSVARAFDRVLSKDPWFPK
- a CDS encoding glycosyltransferase family 10 domain-containing protein; protein product: MTAIRVSAVGVPSDYKTSLVPAICHNLGYQIEWVEPKQCDLMIIGSFHNFGKKKLAWCPKPLRPLVSGINNGIQSIIPASNKQPLILFQTGENLRHDFVCNDYALTFDLGISSSHHFRMPYWMEVADWSSEGVTGNTNPRYGKLLDVNRLLQPLGHDFLMRPQKAAIFASHLREPRGTLLNAVKNQIEVVEFGKSFNPLIKNHSESGLIKFDELQAFAFNLCPENGMHPGYYTEKIPEAFMAGCLPITWADENVKVDFNPQAFINLAPMSADHFAELGQILHSKSKLAQYAEQPLLLQKPSLDPLKSYLKNLIQTALS